Below is a genomic region from Streptomyces ferrugineus.
GTCCGTGACGACGGCGTACCAGGCGAACAGGGCCGTGGTGATCGCGTGGCAGGCCCGCGCGCCCCAGATCGCCGCCGGGATGCCGAAGCGGGCCGGCACCGACATGACGCCGATCTCGCGGTCGCTCTCGACGTCCTGGCAGGCGTAGATCAGGTCGAAGCCGCCGATCCAGATGCCGACGGCAAGGCCGAGGATCACCGCGTCCCAGGACCAGGACCCGGTGATCGCCAGCCAGCCGCCGACCGGGCCCATGGCCTGGGCCAGGCCCAGGATGGCCTGGGGGAAGTTCGTGAACCGTTTGCCGTAGGGGTAGACCACCATCGGGATCACCGCGATGGGGGCGAGGGCCAGGCACAGCGGGTTCAGCAGGGCCGCCGAGCCCAGGAAGATCACCAGGGCGATCAGGGCGCCGGTCCAGGCGTGGCGGACCGACATCGCGCCCGTCACCAGCTCGCGCT
It encodes:
- the mqnP gene encoding menaquinone biosynthesis prenyltransferase MqnP — encoded protein: MSSASAAIPQPGRTKAFLRLVMIEHSVFALPFAYIASLTAMFQWDRNIHWGRLLLVTICMVGLRTFAMAVNRIIDREIDARNPRTAQRELVTGAMSVRHAWTGALIALVIFLGSAALLNPLCLALAPIAVIPMVVYPYGKRFTNFPQAILGLAQAMGPVGGWLAITGSWSWDAVILGLAVGIWIGGFDLIYACQDVESDREIGVMSVPARFGIPAAIWGARACHAITTALFAWYAVVTDAGTFFWLGLLIVAGAFGYEHSIVRPHDLSRLNRAFFSVNGFIGIALFVCALLDLLVRGLTV